In Numenius arquata chromosome 17, bNumArq3.hap1.1, whole genome shotgun sequence, a genomic segment contains:
- the LRRC59 gene encoding leucine-rich repeat-containing protein 59, whose product MSRGGGKGPSLKDKLDGNELDLSLCDLNEVPVRELAALPKATILDLSCNNLISLPSDFCSLMHLVKLDLSKNRLQQLPLDFGRLVNLQHLDLLNNRLVTLPVSFAQLKNLKWLDLKDNPLDPVLAKVAGDCLDEKQCKQAAVKVLQHMRAIQSEQDRQRQRKLQAEREMEKKREAEQRAKEAQEREVRKREKAEEKERRRREYDAQKAAKQEMEKKTKKETMQTRKPASGSRPAQPPRHKQSWSRSVLRVLLFVLFCVLCTLAACKLTELQHQPLCVSVNTLYEDVLAALQNHKTLQNMLQQNSQQ is encoded by the exons ATGTCGCGGGGCGGCGGGAAGGGACCGAGCCTCAAGGACAAGCTGGACGGCAACGAGCTGGATCTGAGTCTCTGCGACCTGAACGAGGTGCCGGTGCGGGAACTG gCCGCTCTTCCAAAAGCTACGATACTGGATTTGTCCTGTAACAACCTCATTTCCTTGCCG tCAGACTTCTGCAGTTTGATGCATCTGGTGAAACTGGACTTGAGTAAAAATCGGCTTCAACAGCTGCCCTTGGACTTTGGCCGCCTGGTCAATCTGCAGCACCTGGATCTTCTGAACAACCGTTTAGTCACCCTGCCAGTCAGCTTCGCACAGCTCAAG AACCTGAAGTGGCTGGATTTGAAGGACAATCCCCTAGATCCTGTTCTAGCTAAAGTAGCAGGAGACTGTCTGGATGAGAAGCAGTGTAAACAGGCGGCTGTCAAG GTACTGCAGCACATGAGAGCCATCCAGTCCGAGCAGGATCGACAGCGGCAACGGAAGCTCCAAGCAGAACGGG AAATGGAGAAGAAGCGTGAAGCAGAACAGCGAGCAAAGGAGGCTCAAGAGAGGGAAGTGAGGAAGcgagagaaggcagaagaaaaggagCGCAGAAGACGGGAGTATGATGCTCAGAAAGCTGCAAAAcaggagatggaaaagaaaactaaaaaagaaaccatGCAGACCCGAA AGCCCGCCTCCGGTTCTCGTCCCGCTCAGCCGCCCCGGCACAAGCAGTCCTGGTCACGGTCAGTGCTGCGGGTCCTGCTCTTTGTGCTCTTCTGCGTCCTCTGTACTTTGGCCGCCTGCAAGCTGACAGAGCTGCAGCATCAACCTCTCTGCGTCAGCGTGAACACTCTCTACGAGGACGTGTTAGCCGCtctgcaaaaccacaaaaccctgcAAAATATGCTACAACAGAACTCGCAGCAGTGA
- the EME1 gene encoding crossover junction endonuclease EME1, with product MAENGPSSEGSDEELPTLASLLRPSLPPGGLGQRRSPSPPPRRRRATEMVVVVSSEDDDDDEEEEEEVVEVAPLPERIKRRAFESSHPGSGDAAGGAGFYTSGDLLAPGSGGLPGALVSSGGTSCGSQKGTCAAEKPSLCPLLASQPDFSDQLSMPLASRVSPETSPAPKKSKYSQKEKEAICQAAWQRRKEREARRKQQEQEKERKRALAKMLKAQRPGECQKYITVVLDPVLLQVEGGGQILNALQAANYSCVVESQAVPCSITWRRKTVSTQVEDGDEWTEEPNVLVLLCLEEFLSMVRNYKQEAKGCTAGQKETLQSYVDHVMEKMPGKILALTVVQVESYFRSLTVQSKKRPQQAAASGNQEEEQGKCRKKKVKDSDLEITRMDVEEALVDLQICKQVQVTFFESSEELGEFATMFTKAVAEAPFKRERENMGFSFYLEKKWCRGVRVDRSGKGLLEVWKRQIQQFNRVSREMAEAIVSAYSSPQLLNQAYSKCSSEQERENLLADIPVHRGDGVTATSRRIGPELSRRIYLQMTSHDPDLYLDFAG from the exons ATGGCAGAGAACGGACCGAGTTCTGAGGGGAGCGATGAGGAGCTGCCGACCTTAGCCTCCCTGCTGCGGCCCTCGCTACCCCCCGGCGGGTTGGGCCAGCGGCGGTCCCCGTCTCCCCCTCCCAGGCGCCGGAGGGCGACGGAGATGGTTGTGGTGGTGAGcagtgaggatgatgatgatgatgaggaggaggaggaggaggtggtagaGGTCGCTCCTCTGCCCGAGAGGATCAAGAGGAGGGCTTTTGAGTCCTCCCACCCGGGTAGTGGGGATGCAGCGGGGGGAGCTGGCTTTTACACAAGCGGTGACCTGTTGGCACCTGGCAGCGGAGGGCTGCCAGGAGCTTTGGTGTCGTCTGGAGGTACATCTTGTGGCAGCCAAAAAGGCACTTGTGCTGCTGAGAAGCCCTCCTTGTGCCCACTGCTGGCCTCTCAGCCTGACTTCTCAGACCAGCTTAGTATGCCCCTGGCAAGCAGAGTGAGCCCAGAAACATCCCCTGCTCCCAAGAAGTCAAAATATagtcagaaggaaaaggaggcaatCTGCCAGGCTGCgtggcagaggaggaaggagcgagAAGCACggaggaagcagcaggagcaggaaaaagagagaaagagggccCTTGCCAAGATGCTGAAAGCTCAGCGACCAGGAGAGTGCCAGAAATACATAACAGTGGTGCTAGATCCAG TTCTCTTACAGGTAGAAGGTGGTGGACAAATCCTTAATGCTTTGCAGGCTGCAAATTATTCCTGTGTGGTTGAGAGTCAGGCTGTTCCCTGCAGCATCACCTGGAGGCGAAAGACTGTGTCAACTCAG GTGGAAGACGGAGATGAATGGACAGAAGAACCAAATGTCCTGGTTCTGCTTTGCTTGGAGGAGTTTTTGTCCATGGTTCGCAACTACAAACAA GAGGCCAAGGGCTGTACAGCAGGACAGAAGGAGACCCTGCAGAGCTATGTAGATCATGTGATGGAGAAAATGCCTGGGAAAATTCTGGCATTGACAGTAGTTCAAGTAGAAAGTTATTTCAG GTCTCTCACGGTTCAGTCAAAAAAGAGACCACAACAGGCAGCAGCGAGTGGAAACCAAGAAGAGGAACAGGGAAAgtgtaggaaaaagaaagttaaagatTCTGACCTGGAGATAACCAGAATGGACGTGGAAGAA GCTTTGGTGGATCTGCAGATCTGCAAACAAGTTCAAGTCACCTTTTTTGAGAGCTCGGAGGAGCTCGGAGAGTTTGCCACTATGTTCACAAAAGCTGTAGCTGAAGCGCCGTTCAA GCGAGAGCGAGAGAACATGGGGTTCTCTTTCTACTTAGAGAAGAAGTGGTGCAGAGGGGTGAGGGTGGATCGTTCTGGAAAGGGTCTCTTGGAAGTTTGGAAGAGGCAGATACAACAATTTAACCGGGTCAGCCGCGAGATGGCTGAGGCTATTGTGTCTGCCTACTCTTCTCCTCAGCTTCTGAACCAG GCCTATAGCAAATGCTCCTCGGAGCAGGAGCGGGAAAACTTGCTGGCTGATATCCCTGTGCACCGCGGTGATGGTGTGACAGCCACCTCCCGGCGGATTGGACCAGAACTGTCCCGACGAATCTATCTGCAGATGACTTCCCATGATCCTGATCTCTATTTGGATTTTGCTGGGTAG
- the MRPL27 gene encoding large ribosomal subunit protein bL27m isoform X1, whose protein sequence is MAALRQLFLTAPQTSLVAVRCASKKTGGSSKNLGGRSPGKRYGFKKVEGAFVHAGNILATQRLIRWHPGAHVGMGRNKTLYALEDGIVRYTKEVYVPPPRSSESREVICRLPKGAILYKTFINIVPTTEVGSFKLVTML, encoded by the exons ATGGCGGCGCTGCGGCAGCTGT TTCTAACTGCTCCCCAAACAAGCCTGGTTGCCGTCAGATGTGCTTCTAAGAAAACTGGGGGCAGCTCAAAAAATTTAGGTGGCCGCAGCCCTGGGAAGCGTTATGGATTCAAAAAAGTAGAAG GTGCATTCGTGCATGCAGGCAACATTTTGGCTACACAGCGGTTGATCCGCTGGCATCCAGGGGCTCAC GTGGGGATGGGCCGTAACAAGACGCTCTATGCCTTGGAGGATGGGATCGTGAGATACACCAAAGAGGTCTACGTACCTCCACCCCGAAGCAGCGAGAGCAGGGAAGTGATCTGTCGTCTGCCCAAAGGAGCAATTCTTTATAAAACCTTTATCAATATTGTCCCTACCACAGAAGTAGGAAGCTTTAAACTGGTCACCATGCTCTGA
- the MRPL27 gene encoding large ribosomal subunit protein bL27m isoform X2, protein MKGVLTAPQTSLVAVRCASKKTGGSSKNLGGRSPGKRYGFKKVEGAFVHAGNILATQRLIRWHPGAHVGMGRNKTLYALEDGIVRYTKEVYVPPPRSSESREVICRLPKGAILYKTFINIVPTTEVGSFKLVTML, encoded by the exons ATGAAAGGAG TTCTAACTGCTCCCCAAACAAGCCTGGTTGCCGTCAGATGTGCTTCTAAGAAAACTGGGGGCAGCTCAAAAAATTTAGGTGGCCGCAGCCCTGGGAAGCGTTATGGATTCAAAAAAGTAGAAG GTGCATTCGTGCATGCAGGCAACATTTTGGCTACACAGCGGTTGATCCGCTGGCATCCAGGGGCTCAC GTGGGGATGGGCCGTAACAAGACGCTCTATGCCTTGGAGGATGGGATCGTGAGATACACCAAAGAGGTCTACGTACCTCCACCCCGAAGCAGCGAGAGCAGGGAAGTGATCTGTCGTCTGCCCAAAGGAGCAATTCTTTATAAAACCTTTATCAATATTGTCCCTACCACAGAAGTAGGAAGCTTTAAACTGGTCACCATGCTCTGA